The following coding sequences lie in one Syngnathus scovelli strain Florida chromosome 1, RoL_Ssco_1.2, whole genome shotgun sequence genomic window:
- the kdm6ba gene encoding lysine-specific demethylase 6B isoform X2: protein MHHAVEQFGGRGTRDSFSLDGLNRGPWAPVGGRAWQPPGRCLPGMSQHQLLPHLPPGPIHGLSQANKFFNNGPLRGGEKLDLPQPMLPGLPREQLRPLPHHPLHHLHPPPPHRAWEQLGQLYESHHPPQGHPGATLPEHSLRLHNGGYTGSGGPPPTPHPPANRPNQPLKFGGLQEHHAPRGPPLPGDDMWAQVHQQRGHAGKMPASQLKRPRPPLGEHSVIQHTAASSSVHLPNRSSGEDWPSPSKRKKSSDQVLHPGQQRFPGPGQALLSQAHHPKPAFWNPLQKDNSTWQPPSCDRKASLEFQGRIEAHKQALSGYPQKTPPATCSPSTVSPPVNSPPSYNPACVPPLPRDCFQPQAVNQQSPHSSYRSPSSKPAPLCHTTEAHGHRSHLTGAPAPSRGDRDQHRHAQSSPAKPPAGGGGGGSGGVPYSHFQPHPVLGQRVPPPPPTSTTSVPQQSGLYDVWRYQSRSSSHPVDAGIPRPPGPIPHHQQSHNQGPDSQHQPHVGPPPVSSTRTPVITANRSSCHVGGYGNSSVSDGGCQVNGASRNWQRSNEPAPQSSIGGPHGCPPGPQLSASQFHHEVRGRLQENGPSKGKTSFYPQATHVPTCSTSSSLFSSGLPRTGDSVIMSRASKAVPISPPVYFPSSGHRQVSSQAYCQRQNHPVPASNPQSIVEALDKLDAELEGHMQAEERRRKEREDGERRKRDLEMKQKLEEEKRREEERKKRELEKRKEEEYRRRREWELQEQERKRREVERLQEEERKKRECDKQERERKRREWERRAEEKKRREEEERQRMARERKEAEEKKRREEEEAMVKKPQEQTAMESLERLLCGDASSAPPAPAPSQTSPPYPWLSRGGSSGQPTVSGAPLERLRPPPLTPQTDYAREKQRQREMWGSPPPTTIHNSTSGINQQQPLYSGKPPATQPKEPAGSLPALREPPKLYQAFPRENPPAPALRSDSSPFEEEPSELSTLLPDGLANIMAMLDESIKKEEEMYTEGLLDTFAPSAPPSVKAYLCAPDLLPALKGQPNQEDFGADPHASPPVLSRQGSLASPCSRTSSLNEELEEEEEEEEDYLKTSLQSTLGVRNSTYRHSDLAKLYGLPEQEKSEADDDEDEEEEEEEEEEEAPSCSPPPQRPHLHQTDVNSTFKSMSTALERQKYAYRGGPFGRPPPSALLGVKYSSSLSLGPDICRQQHGGSPTSDSTNAPFSPAVAPPKSSPARPLEDVKVELVDETNTVERVAQKEITPGVGRYRAIKEEHRLTTISESSLAELTDGSKVTLSRESDKLARHAKTEDRHKPEKAKEHREKERHKDREREKKRKHGHSHKQEDTKERKKHRDKREEAVFSSSSSSSSSSSGRRRHKEGKSHKDKKDRRILCDLNLQSKEGKTCRHHDSEKKKRKDASGATSAGEGEHTEWRSKKSEDSSPDLLKLKALSDGPPKELKIRLIKVESGDRETFIASEVEDKRIPLEQISIKNTAAEIIRSCKGARVKGKFRESFLLPAFSVKPIMTSEEPIPREKLNPPTPSIYLESKRDAFSPVLLQFCTDPKNPVTVIRGLAGSLRINLGLFSTKSLVEANAEQAVEVRTQVQQPADENWDPSGTGQTWPCESSRSHTTIAKYAQYQASSFQESLQEEKGSDEEEDDDDDEEDKEPLSNSETPNKDNNNAKETSSGEQKPVGKIIKFGTNIDLSDPKRWKPQLQELQKLPAFMRVASSGNMLSHVGHTILGMNTVQLYMKVPGSRTPGHQENNNFCSVNINIGPGDCEWFSVHENYWQAISDFCEKHGVDYLTGSWWPVLEDLYNANIPVYRFIQRPGDLVWINAGTVHWVQAVGWCNNIAWNVGPLNAYQYQLALERFEWNEVKKVKSIVPMIHVSWNVARTLKITDPDTYKMIRHCLLQSMKHIQILRDQLVAQGKKISYQGRVKDEPAYYCNECDVEVFNLLFVTSESSSRKTYVVHCEDCARERTPNLNNVVVLEQYSMEELTATYDSFSLASSSFSSPSSR, encoded by the exons ATGCATCACGCAGTGGAGCAGTTTGGCGGGCGTGGCACACGGGATTCCTTCTCTCTGGATGGACTCAACCGGGGACCTTGGGCTCCCGTGGGCGGCCGCGCATGGCAGCCACCTGGCAG GTGTTTGCCGGGAATGAGCCAACACCAGCTCCTTCCTCATCTACCTCCTGGTCCAATTCATGGACTCAGCCAAGCCAATAAATTCTTCAACAATGG GCCCTTGCGAGGCGGGGAGAAGCTGGATCTCCCCCAGCCAATGTTGCCGGGTCTGCCGAGGGAGCAGCTGAGGCCGCTTCCTCATCATCcgcttcatcatcttcatcctccCCCTCCTCACCGAGCATGGGAGCAACTCGGCCAGCTGTACGAATCCCACCACCCTCCCCAAGGACATCCAGGCGCGACTCTCCCCGAGCACTCGCTCCGCCTCCACAATGGCGGCTACACTGGCAGTGGCGGCCCGCCCCCTACCCCGCATCCCCCTGCCAATAGGCCGAACCAACCGCTAAAG TTTGGGGGTCTTCAGGAGCACCATGCCCCACGGGGGCCGCCACTGCCGGGAGACGACATGTGGGCTCAGGTGCATCAG CAGAGGGGACACGCTGGCAAGATGCCTGCCAGTCAGCTAAAGCGACCGCGCCCTCCGCTCGGCGAACACTCTGTCATCCAGCACACTGCCGCATCGTCGTCCGTGCACCTGCCCAACCGCTCGTCCGGCGAAGACTGGCCCAGCCCCAGCAAGAGGAAGAAAAGTTCCGATCAG GTTTTGCATCCTGGCCAGCAGCGCTTCCCTGGACCGGGCCAGGCTTTGCTATCTCAGGCCCATCACCCCAAACCGGCCTTCTGGAACCCACTTCAAAAGGACAACAGTACTTGGCAGCCTCCGAGCTGCGATCGCAAGGCATCTTTGGAGTTCCAAGGCCGAATT GAGGCCCACAAACAAGCACTAAGCGGCTACCCCCAAAAGACGCCCCCGGCCACCTGCTCTCCTTCCACCGTGTCACCTCCCGTCAACTCGCCGCCGAGCTACAACCCGGCTTGtgtgcctcctcttcctcgagaCTGCTTTCAACCTCAGGCTGTCAACCAGCAGTCCCCCCACTCCTCCTATCGCAGCCCCTCTTCCAAACCGGCTCCCCTCTGTCACACCACAGAGGCCCACGGCCACAGAAGCCATCTCACTGGGGCGCCGGCCCCCAGCAGAGGGGACAGGGATCAACATCGGCACGCTCAGTCTTCACCAGCAAAACCCccagccggcggcggcggcggcggcagcggcggtgtGCCTTACAGCCACTTTCAGCCTCACCCAGTTCTGGGTCAACGTGTGCCTCCACCACCTCCCACCAGCACCACCTCAGTACCTCAGCAGAGTGGGCTCTATGATGTGTGGAGGTACCAGAGTAGGTCCAGCAGTCACCCCGTG GACGCCGGCATCCCCAGACCTCCAGGACCGATACCTCATCACCAGCAGAGCCACAATCAGGGTCCAGACAGTCAGCATCAACCTCACGTCGGCCCGCCCCCTGTCAGCTCGACCCGCACCCCTGTCATCACCGCCAATCGCTCCTCCTGCCACGTCGGTGGCTATGGTAACAGCAGTGTCTCAGACGGCGGTTGCCAGGTGAACGGCGCCAGCAGGAACTGGCAGAGGAGTAACGAGCCGGCGCCCCAAAGCTCCATCGGAGGTCCCCATGGATGTCCCCCCGGCCCTCAGTTGAGTGCCAGCCAGTTTCACCACGAGGTACGAGGAAGACTTCAAGAAAATGGACCCTCCAAGGGGAAGACCTCCTTCTACCCTCAGGCGACGCACGTTCCGACGTGTTCCACGTCGTCGTCTTTGTTCTCCTCAGGGCTACCCAGGACGGGGGACAGCGTCATTATGAGCAGAGCCTCCAAGGCTGTTCCCATTTCTCCTCCCGTGTATTTCCCATCTTCCGGCCACCGGCAGGTGTCCTCCCAGGCGTACTGCCAGCGGCAGAACCATCCGGTTCCCGCTTCGAATCCCCAGTCCATCGTGGAGGCGCTGGACAAACTGGACGCGGAGCTCGAGGGCCACATGCAAGCtgaagagaggaggaggaaggagagaGAAGACGGCGAGCGGCGCAAGAGAGACTTGGAGATGAAGCAaaagctggaggaggagaaaaggagggaggaggagaggaagaagagagAGCTGGAGAAACGCAAGGAGGAGGAGTATCGGCGGAGGAGAGAGTGGGAGCTGCAGGAgcaagagaggaagaggagggaagTGGAGAGGctgcaggaggaggagaggaagaagagggaATGTGACAAGCAAGAGCGCGAGCGCAAGAGGAGAGAGTGGGAGAGGCGAGCAGAGGAGAAGAAGAGGCGAGAAGAGGAGGAGCGTCAGAGGATGGCCAGAGAAAGGAAGGAGGCGGAGGAGAAaaagaggagggaggaggaagaagccaTGGTGAAAAAGCCTCAAGAGCAGACGGCCATGGAGAGTCTAGAGAGGCTTCTGTGTGGCGACGCCTCGTCCGCTCCCCCGGCCCCCGCCCCGTCGCAGACCTCGCCCCCCTACCCGTGGCTGAGCCGCGGCGGCTCCTCCGGCCAGCCGACCGTCAGCGGCGCTCCGCTGGAAAGGCTGCGACCGCCTCCGCTCACGCCGCAGACGGACTACGCCCGCGAGAAGCAGAGGCAGCGCGAGATGTGGGGCAgcccccctcccaccaccaTACACAACAGTACCTCAGGGATCAACCAGCAGCAGCCGCTCTACTCTGGCAAGCCCCCCGCCACGCAGCCCAAAGAGCCAGCTGGCTCTCTGCCCGCGCTCCGAGAGCCCCCCAAACTCTATCAGGCGTTTCCTAGGGAGAACCCGCCCGCGCCCGCCCTGCGCTCGGACAGTTCTCCGTTTGAGGAAGAGCCGTCGGAGTTGTCCACGCTGCTCCCCGATGGCCTGGCCAACATCATGGCCATGCTGGACGAATCCatcaaaaaggaggaggagatgtACACCGAGGGTCTCCTGGATACGTTTGCGCCGAGCGCCCCCCCCTCCGTCAAGGCTTACCTCTGCGCTCCTGACCTCCTCCCGGCGCTCAAGGGTCAGCCAAATCAGGAAGACTTTGGGGCTGACCCCCACGCCAGCCCGCCCGTGCTCAGCCGCCAAGGCTCATTGGCTTCCCCGTGCAGCCGGACGTCTTCTCTCAACGAGgaactggaggaggaggaggaggaggaggaggattacCTGAAAACATCTCTGCAAAGCACACTGGGAGTCAGGAACAGCACCTACCGCCACAGCGACCTGGCCAAACTTTACGGTCTTCCTGAGCAGGAGAAAAGCGAGGCGgatgacgatgaagacgaggaggaggaggaggaggaggaggaagaggaggccccGTCGTGTTCCCCGCCACCTCAAAGACCCCACCTCCACCAGACAGACGTCAACAGCACGTTCAAGTCCATGAGCACGGCCCTGGAGAGACAGAAGTACGCGTACCGAGGCGGACCTTTCGGGAGACCCCCGCCGTCGGCTCTGCTGGGAGTCAAATATTCCTCGTCGCTCTCGCTGGGTCCCGACATTTGCCGACAACAGCACGGCGGCTCACCCACGTCCGATTCCACTAATGCTCCTTTCAGTCCAGCCGTAGCTCCTCCAAAGTCCTCCCCGGCGCGTCCGCTCGAAGACGTCAAGGTGGAGCTCGTTGATGAAACCAACACAGTGGAAAGGGTTGCCCAAAAGGAGATCACGCCCGGCGTAGGGCGTTACCGCGCCATCAAGGAGGAGCATCGTCTGACCACCATCTCCGAGTCGTCGCTGGCAGAGCTGACCGACGGATCCAAGGTGACGCTCTCTCGCGAGTCGGACAAGCTGGCGCGTCACGCCAAAACCGAGGACAGACACAAGCCGGAAAAAGCGAAGGAGCACCGCGAGAAGGAGCGACACAAGGACAGAGAGCGGGAGAAGAAGAGGAAACACGGCCACAGCCACAAGCAGGAAGACACAAAGGAGAGGAAGAAGCACCGAGACAAGAGGGAAGAGGcggtcttctcctcctcctcgtcttcgtCGTCCTCCAGCAGCGGCCGCAGGCGACACAAGGAGGGCAAGAGCCACAAGGACAAGAAGGACCGGCGAATCCTCTGCGACCTCAACCTCCAGAGCAAGGAGGGAAAAACTTGCAGACACCACGACTCCGAGAAGAAGAAACGCAAAGACGCGTCTGGCGCCACCTCCGCCGGCGAGGGCGAGCACACCGAGTGGAGGTCAAAGAAAAGCGAAGATTCGTCGCCGGACTTGCTAAAGCTGAAGGCTCTGTCGGACGGACCCCCCAAGGAGCTGAAGATCCGACTCATCAAAGTggagagcggcgaccgggagacCTTCATCGCCTCCGAAGTGGAGGACAAGAGGATTCCCCTGGAGCAGATAAGCATCAAGAACACAGCCGCTGAAATCATCCGATCTTGCAA GGGGGCCCGAGTAAAGGGGAAGTTCAGGGAGTCTTTCTTGCTGCCGGCTTTCTCCGTCAAGCCCATCATGACCTCGGAGGAGCCCATTCCCAGAGAGAAACTCAACCCCCCCACACCTAGCATTTAT CTGGAGAGCAAGAGGGACGCCTTCTCTCCCGTGCTGCTGCAGTTCTGTACAGACCCAAAGAATCCCGTCACGGTCATCCGAGGACTGGCCGGATCGTTACGGATCA ACTTGGGTCTGTTTTCCACCAAGTCTCTGGTGGAGGCTAACGCGGAGCAGGCGGTGGAGGTGCGGACTCAGGTGCAGCAGCCGGCGGATGAGAACTGGGACCCCAGCGGGACGGGTCAGACGTGGCCATGCGAGAGCAGCCGCTCGCACACCACCATCGCTAAGTACGCGCAGTACCAGGCGTCCAGCTTCCAGGAGAGTCTGCAG GAGGAGAAAGGGAGcgatgaagaggaggacgacgacgatgacgaagAAGACAAGGAGCCGCTCAGCAATTCGGAAACCCCAAATAAGGACAACAACAACGCCAAAGAAACTAGCAG CGGCGAGCAGAAGCCAGTGGGGAAGATCATTAAATTTGGCACCAATATTGACCTGTCGGATCCCAAGAG ATGGAAACCGCAGCTGCAAGAGCTCCAAAAGCTGCCTGCCTTCATGCGCGTGGCATCCAGCGGCAACATGCTGAGCCATGTTGGACACACCATCCTGGGCATGAACACCGTCCAGCTCTACATGAAGGTCCCGGGGAGCCGAACTCCAG GCCACCAAGAGAACAACAACTTTTGCTCGGTGAACATCAACATCGGCCCCGGAGACTGCGAGTGGTTTTCCGTGCACGAGAACTACTGGCAGGCCATCAGTGACTTTTGTGAGAA GCACGGGGTGGACTACCTGACGGGGTCCTGGTGGCCCGTGTTGGAGGACCTCTACAACGCCAACATCCCAGTGTACCGTTTCATCCAGAGGCCGGGCGACTTGGTGTGGATCAACGCCGGGACCGTTCACTGGGTTCAGGCCGTGGGCTGGTGCAACAACATTGCCTGGAACGTGGGACCTCTGAACG CGTACCAGTACCAGCTGGCCCTGGAAAGGTTCGAGTGGAACGAAGTCAAGAAGGTCAAGTCCATCGTACCCATGATTCACGTGTCGTGGAACGTGGCCCGCACGCTCAAAATCACCGACCCGGACACCTACAAGATGATCAG ACATTGTCTGCTGCAGTCCATGAAGCACATCCAAATCCTGCGTGACCAACTGGTGGCTCAAGGCAAGAAGATCTCCTACCAGGGCCGCGTCAAGGACGAGCCGGCTTACTACTGCAACGAGTGTGAC GTGGAAGTGTTCAATTTGCTGTTTGTGACAAGCGAGAGCAGCAGCAGGAAGACGTATGTGGTGCACTGTGAGGACTGCGCCCGCGAGCGCACCCCCAACCTCAACAACGTGGTGGTGCTGGAGCAGTACTCCATGGAGGAGCTCACCGCCACGTACGATTCCTTCAGCCTG GCCTCCTCTTCCTTCTCGTCACCGTCGTCACGGTGA